A window of the Deinococcus sp. KNUC1210 genome harbors these coding sequences:
- a CDS encoding family 43 glycosylhydrolase: MKKRAVLPGAAAMLGLMVGCGPLSTPTVTATYTNPLRIVKTDGSTVQSCADPAIIHSATAGDTDWYLYCTSDPHNAADKNTAGDLNIHLITTAKSSDLVNWTYVGDAFAQRPAWVKSDAGLWAPDVVYRNGKYYLYYTASDTNAGGSAIGVATSSTPGGPWTDSGTPVVEPQSPPEGVPPIGAGYSIRM, encoded by the coding sequence ATGAAGAAACGTGCTGTCCTGCCTGGCGCTGCTGCGATGCTCGGTCTGATGGTGGGCTGTGGTCCTCTGTCCACGCCGACCGTCACCGCGACCTACACGAATCCGCTCAGGATCGTCAAAACCGACGGCAGTACCGTGCAGTCGTGCGCCGATCCGGCGATCATTCATTCCGCCACGGCGGGCGACACCGACTGGTATCTCTACTGCACCTCCGATCCGCACAACGCCGCCGACAAGAACACAGCGGGCGACCTGAACATCCACCTGATCACCACTGCTAAATCGAGCGATCTGGTGAACTGGACCTATGTGGGCGACGCTTTCGCTCAGCGGCCCGCGTGGGTCAAGAGCGATGCCGGGCTGTGGGCACCCGACGTGGTGTACAGAAACGGCAAGTATTACCTGTACTACACGGCCAGCGACACCAACGCGGGTGGCAGCGCCATCGGTGTGGCGACCAGCAGCACGCCGGGAGGCCCCTGGACCGACAGCGGCACGCCCGTCGTCGAACCGCAGTCTCCCCCGGAGGGAGTGCCACCGATCGGCGCTGGGTATTCGATCCGGATGTGA
- a CDS encoding family 43 glycosylhydrolase, producing MIFDGSGQGWLYYGSYFGGISVRKLSSDLLHTDAATQQEVAIDNRYEGTQVVQHGGYYYLMASATNCCNGPLTGYSIFAGRSTSPTGPFTDKLGVSLLDPRVGGTPVISMNGNRFVGPGHNAVFTDAGGQDWTLYHAVDTTDPYFTPGGINKRPVMLDPLDWIDGWPTVRGGQWASDSVMPAPAAQTGQRSAYVRPAAPNDLLGAVQPSYSDDFGTSTLNPRWSWVRQPESTVAGLDNGAFRFATQAGDLYVDSNTASVLFETAPAGNYAVDVKLNIDLPDSGCCFNYSQGGLLIYGDDDNFIKLGVVSIWNTRQIEFAKELSAVPAQYPRYGNTVLSAPGRDTWLRIVRRASGSGETYTAYSSRDGLTWTRGGVWTHALGEAKIGLYSMGGVGFTSRFDSVTVYSLP from the coding sequence GTGATCTTCGACGGGAGCGGGCAGGGCTGGCTGTACTACGGCAGCTACTTCGGCGGCATCTCGGTCCGCAAACTCAGCAGTGATCTGCTGCATACCGACGCCGCCACTCAGCAGGAAGTCGCCATCGACAACCGCTACGAGGGGACTCAGGTCGTGCAGCACGGCGGCTATTACTACCTGATGGCGTCGGCCACCAACTGCTGCAACGGCCCGCTCACCGGTTACAGCATCTTCGCGGGCCGCTCCACCTCGCCCACTGGCCCCTTCACCGACAAGCTGGGTGTGTCGCTGCTCGATCCGCGTGTGGGCGGAACACCTGTCATCAGCATGAACGGCAACCGGTTTGTCGGCCCCGGTCACAACGCCGTCTTTACCGATGCGGGCGGTCAGGACTGGACGCTGTATCACGCCGTGGATACCACTGATCCCTATTTCACACCCGGCGGCATCAACAAGCGCCCGGTGATGCTCGATCCGCTCGACTGGATCGACGGCTGGCCGACCGTGCGGGGCGGTCAGTGGGCTTCCGACAGCGTCATGCCTGCGCCTGCCGCCCAGACCGGACAGCGGAGCGCCTATGTCCGTCCTGCCGCGCCGAACGACCTGCTGGGCGCGGTGCAGCCGAGCTACAGCGACGATTTCGGTACGTCCACCCTGAATCCCCGCTGGAGCTGGGTGCGCCAGCCGGAAAGCACCGTGGCAGGTCTGGACAACGGTGCCTTCCGCTTCGCCACTCAGGCGGGTGATCTGTACGTCGACAGCAACACCGCCTCTGTGCTGTTCGAGACGGCACCCGCAGGAAATTACGCCGTCGATGTCAAACTCAATATCGATCTCCCCGATAGCGGCTGCTGCTTCAACTACTCGCAGGGTGGCCTGCTGATTTACGGCGACGACGACAACTTCATCAAGCTGGGCGTGGTGTCGATCTGGAACACCCGGCAGATCGAGTTCGCCAAGGAGCTGAGTGCGGTTCCGGCGCAGTATCCGCGCTACGGCAACACGGTCCTCAGTGCTCCTGGCCGCGATACCTGGCTGCGAATCGTGCGGCGTGCCAGCGGCAGCGGCGAAACCTACACCGCCTACTCCAGCCGCGACGGCCTGACCTGGACACGCGGCGGCGTCTGGACACATGCGCTGGGAGAGGCGAAGATCGGACTGTACTCGATGGGTGGCGTCGGCTTCACCAGCCGCTTCGACAGCGTGACGGTCTACAGCCTGCCCTGA
- a CDS encoding biliverdin-producing heme oxygenase, with translation MMMSLLKEATHDQHQAVETLMPVMHSTFTAAGYARLLVQLHAVVEPLEAQLLTLGMPSGFDLHRRTKTPLLRRDLTWFPAAPGASSAPAPLAGVAEGLGALYVLEGATLGGQIISRHLHRTLGLTPERGGAYFFGYGPSTGQRWQEFSQAMNQGVSTEDQSHVIAGAQLTFRMFEQALQALPA, from the coding sequence ATGATGATGTCCCTCTTGAAAGAAGCCACCCACGATCAACACCAAGCCGTCGAAACCCTGATGCCGGTGATGCACTCGACGTTCACCGCCGCCGGATATGCTCGACTGCTGGTGCAGCTGCACGCGGTTGTCGAGCCGCTGGAAGCCCAACTTCTGACACTCGGGATGCCGAGCGGCTTCGATCTTCATCGGCGCACCAAAACTCCGCTGCTGCGCCGTGATCTGACGTGGTTTCCAGCCGCTCCTGGCGCTTCATCGGCGCCCGCTCCTCTGGCAGGAGTCGCGGAGGGACTCGGGGCTCTGTACGTCCTCGAAGGTGCCACGCTGGGAGGGCAGATCATCTCGCGCCATCTTCACCGAACGCTGGGTCTGACGCCTGAGCGCGGCGGTGCATATTTTTTCGGGTATGGACCGTCTACCGGACAGAGGTGGCAGGAATTCAGTCAGGCAATGAATCAGGGCGTTTCGACCGAAGACCAGTCTCACGTCATCGCGGGAGCACAGCTGACTTTCCGCATGTTCGAACAGGCGCTCCAGGCACTGCCAGCATGA
- a CDS encoding ATP-binding protein: MTGGPQQFFLPTYLGGPQVTTDNCEREPIHIPGSIQPHGAVVTVDAATHLIQQVSLNAGLHLGQLPEALLGQELSLLVSEPAVQDLVAALPTGIPDHVQYRVILELSAGRTALTAHRTADLLILEFEAAEAEHATGPQALRNAVFALESAPSLLDLADVAARAVRDLSGFDRVMIYRFAEDDSGEVIAEARRDDLHSFLGHLFPESDIPAQARALYVRHLLRLTADTQATPIPLEPVLNPQTAQPTPLGGAVLRSTSPMHLQYLRNMGVGSSLSVSIVVNGRLWGLIACHHQTAFVVPPATRTALEYLGRLLNLQVQIKHRADIELFRQHLQDRRAVIVDAATHSVAPLETLGAEALDLMGMMRASGMILFFEGRWQAQGDTPEPAQVEALLAWLRSREGTLFHTDALSEHWAPAASYLQSASGLLAISVGAGWNEGVIWLRPERSMAVAWGGATPEQAKDALGPRRSFETYVQTVQAHALPWHAGEIAEAQELHRALTAALGARLNVIRSLNAALEQSNAEWRQYAFVIAHDMQEPVRLITQFTELFHLRYRQQVDEGGERLIHFILQETARLHSLTQDLHTYTALLSAPSPVRRPVELDRLVSESLKKLESQLQSSGGTVQIAGPLPTVQADVARLRELLMHLLKNALTFGGPEPSVRIGAQRRRNAWDITVQDFGTGIAPEYHDKVFGLFQRLGHREDSAGNGIGLALCRKIAETHGGTLQLTSGPGQGTTLTFHLPDLVEDVHGA, translated from the coding sequence ATGACCGGCGGACCACAGCAGTTTTTTCTGCCCACCTATCTGGGTGGACCGCAGGTCACCACCGACAACTGTGAGCGCGAGCCGATCCACATTCCGGGCAGCATTCAGCCGCACGGAGCGGTGGTGACCGTGGATGCGGCAACTCATCTCATTCAGCAGGTCAGCTTGAACGCGGGACTTCATCTGGGTCAGCTGCCGGAAGCCCTGCTGGGACAGGAACTGAGCCTGCTGGTGAGTGAGCCTGCCGTTCAGGACCTTGTGGCGGCCCTGCCGACCGGCATTCCGGATCATGTTCAGTACCGGGTGATTCTGGAACTGTCTGCCGGCCGCACCGCCCTGACCGCTCACCGGACGGCAGACCTGCTGATCCTGGAATTTGAAGCTGCTGAGGCCGAACACGCCACCGGGCCTCAGGCGCTTCGCAATGCCGTGTTCGCTCTGGAAAGCGCTCCGTCGCTGCTGGACCTGGCGGATGTGGCGGCGCGGGCGGTGCGCGACCTGAGCGGTTTTGACCGGGTGATGATCTACCGATTTGCAGAGGACGACAGTGGCGAAGTGATCGCGGAAGCGCGGCGCGACGATCTGCACTCCTTTCTGGGCCACCTGTTCCCCGAGTCGGACATCCCCGCGCAGGCCCGCGCACTCTATGTACGCCATCTCCTGCGTCTGACGGCAGACACGCAGGCTACGCCCATTCCTCTGGAGCCGGTGCTCAATCCCCAGACGGCTCAGCCCACGCCGCTGGGAGGTGCGGTGCTGCGTTCCACCTCGCCGATGCACCTGCAGTACCTGCGGAACATGGGGGTGGGGTCGAGCCTTTCGGTGTCGATTGTGGTGAACGGGCGGTTGTGGGGGCTGATCGCCTGCCATCATCAGACCGCGTTCGTGGTCCCGCCGGCCACGCGCACCGCCCTGGAATACCTGGGGCGGCTGCTGAACCTTCAGGTACAGATCAAGCACCGGGCTGACATCGAACTGTTCCGGCAGCACCTGCAGGACCGGCGGGCGGTGATCGTCGATGCGGCAACGCACTCGGTCGCGCCGCTGGAGACGCTGGGAGCCGAGGCGCTGGATCTGATGGGCATGATGCGGGCGTCCGGAATGATCCTGTTTTTCGAAGGCCGCTGGCAGGCGCAGGGCGACACCCCCGAACCCGCTCAGGTGGAGGCGCTCCTCGCCTGGCTGCGCTCGCGGGAAGGCACACTGTTTCATACCGATGCCCTCTCGGAGCACTGGGCACCCGCTGCCTCATATCTTCAGAGCGCGAGTGGCCTCCTGGCGATCAGCGTGGGAGCCGGGTGGAATGAAGGGGTGATCTGGCTGCGTCCGGAACGGAGCATGGCTGTCGCCTGGGGCGGCGCGACCCCCGAGCAGGCCAAGGACGCTCTCGGCCCCCGCCGCTCCTTCGAAACCTACGTCCAGACGGTGCAGGCCCACGCGCTTCCCTGGCATGCCGGAGAGATCGCAGAGGCGCAGGAACTCCACCGTGCCCTCACCGCCGCATTGGGCGCACGCCTGAACGTGATCCGTTCACTGAATGCAGCCCTGGAGCAGTCGAACGCCGAGTGGCGACAGTACGCCTTCGTGATCGCCCACGACATGCAGGAGCCGGTGCGCCTGATCACGCAGTTCACCGAACTCTTCCATCTGCGGTATCGGCAGCAGGTCGATGAAGGGGGCGAGCGCCTGATCCACTTCATCCTTCAGGAAACAGCTCGGCTGCACAGCCTGACCCAGGACCTCCATACCTACACCGCTCTGCTCTCGGCGCCCTCTCCGGTGCGCCGACCAGTCGAGCTCGACCGACTGGTCAGCGAAAGCCTGAAAAAGCTGGAATCCCAGCTCCAGAGCAGCGGCGGGACCGTGCAGATCGCGGGGCCGCTGCCCACGGTGCAGGCAGACGTAGCGCGGCTGCGGGAACTGCTGATGCATCTACTGAAAAACGCGCTGACCTTCGGTGGCCCGGAACCGTCTGTACGCATCGGCGCTCAGCGGCGCAGAAACGCCTGGGACATCACCGTTCAGGACTTTGGCACCGGGATCGCTCCGGAATACCACGACAAGGTGTTCGGCCTGTTTCAGCGGCTGGGCCACCGGGAGGATTCCGCTGGAAACGGAATTGGCCTGGCGCTGTGCCGGAAGATCGCCGAGACCCACGGAGGAACCCTGCAGCTCACCTCCGGGCCGGGGCAGGGAACAACCCTGACATTCCACCTGCCTGACCTGGTAGAGGACGTGCATGGTGCCTGA
- a CDS encoding response regulator, with amino-acid sequence MVPDRVHVLLVEDNLADVFLMEAALETSTVPIELSIARDGVEALEQLRAAAATASLPNMILLDLNMPRMNGFELLAVLRADPALAHLVVVVFTTSNAPGDVKRAYMLQANSYVSKPATFAEFVRLVRLLEGFWFGAAELPSTYSR; translated from the coding sequence ATGGTGCCTGACCGAGTGCACGTCCTGCTGGTCGAAGATAATCTCGCGGACGTCTTTCTGATGGAGGCGGCGCTCGAAACCTCGACGGTGCCCATCGAACTGAGCATCGCGAGAGACGGCGTGGAGGCGTTGGAGCAGTTGCGAGCGGCCGCTGCCACCGCTTCTCTTCCGAACATGATCCTGCTCGATCTGAACATGCCCCGGATGAACGGCTTCGAGTTGCTCGCTGTCCTGCGGGCCGACCCGGCGCTTGCCCATCTGGTGGTGGTGGTGTTCACGACGTCCAACGCTCCGGGCGACGTGAAACGGGCCTACATGCTCCAGGCGAACTCGTATGTCAGCAAGCCCGCGACCTTCGCCGAGTTTGTGCGCCTTGTTCGTCTGCTGGAAGGCTTCTGGTTTGGTGCAGCCGAACTTCCCAGCACGTATTCCCGCTGA
- a CDS encoding VWA domain-containing protein gives MQILQTGQRLTLPDPRLQLQLSGAAANGVIAAFTAQGQPTTVDLAEHPLGDLLSVPQAGQLALDLSRLPAAVQTVTILYAAGAAGEVLLTSGSERYGYEGPATTQAVRLMEFYRRDGQWRLYAAGEEVGSFARVHAELPGLLSQATTRMQTLKAQAARPPAPAVDTVRPPSPSAPPLTLNKRETQARLLTLAKDQAPGMVPLIEQARLTLEKRGLDVLTFEVKLVLDVSASMMSLFQSGQVQRLVERSLALAARLDDNGEVEVTLFGTHARSGGNVLLSNIQGYVHSMRFQYDGGTKYAPAIREMIAQQRGAQHPLLVLFITDGEAGDQTQATQALRDASHLPIFFKFLALDSGNERFSFLEQLDTMPGRVVDNANFARIQNLSRLPDTTLFELLTEEIDQWLPAAKAAGVLDGRAQPLGGQSGGSPGPGGGPTPPDNRPWWKKLLN, from the coding sequence ATGCAGATTCTTCAGACCGGTCAGCGCCTGACTCTTCCAGATCCACGTCTGCAGTTGCAGCTCAGCGGCGCGGCAGCCAACGGTGTCATCGCTGCGTTCACTGCTCAGGGCCAGCCCACGACAGTCGATCTGGCCGAACATCCTCTCGGTGACCTGCTGAGCGTGCCTCAGGCGGGCCAGCTCGCCCTCGATCTGAGCCGTCTTCCAGCCGCTGTGCAGACGGTGACGATCCTGTATGCCGCCGGGGCTGCCGGAGAAGTGCTGCTGACGAGCGGTAGCGAGCGGTATGGCTATGAAGGTCCGGCCACGACGCAGGCGGTGCGGCTGATGGAGTTCTATCGCCGAGACGGGCAGTGGCGCTTATATGCCGCCGGAGAGGAGGTGGGCAGTTTCGCCAGGGTTCATGCAGAGCTGCCGGGGCTGCTGAGTCAGGCGACCACCCGCATGCAGACCCTCAAAGCGCAGGCAGCCCGGCCACCCGCCCCAGCGGTCGATACGGTTCGTCCGCCCAGCCCCAGCGCACCGCCCCTCACGCTCAACAAGCGCGAGACCCAGGCACGGCTGCTGACCCTCGCAAAGGATCAGGCTCCCGGCATGGTGCCGCTGATCGAGCAGGCGCGGCTGACGCTGGAGAAGCGTGGGCTGGACGTGCTGACCTTCGAGGTCAAACTGGTGCTGGACGTGTCGGCGAGCATGATGTCGCTGTTTCAGAGCGGGCAGGTGCAGCGGCTGGTCGAGCGCAGTCTGGCCCTGGCTGCCCGTCTCGACGACAACGGTGAGGTGGAAGTCACGCTGTTCGGCACCCATGCCCGCTCCGGCGGCAACGTGCTGCTGAGCAATATTCAGGGCTACGTGCACAGCATGCGCTTTCAGTATGACGGCGGCACCAAGTACGCCCCCGCGATCCGCGAGATGATCGCTCAGCAGCGTGGCGCTCAGCACCCGCTGCTGGTGCTGTTCATCACCGACGGTGAGGCGGGCGATCAGACGCAGGCAACCCAGGCCCTGAGAGACGCGTCGCATCTGCCGATCTTCTTCAAGTTCCTGGCGCTCGACAGCGGCAATGAGCGCTTCAGCTTCCTGGAACAGCTCGACACCATGCCGGGCCGGGTGGTGGACAACGCCAATTTCGCCCGCATTCAGAACCTGTCGCGGCTGCCCGACACCACACTGTTCGAACTGCTGACCGAAGAAATCGATCAGTGGCTGCCCGCCGCGAAAGCCGCCGGGGTGCTGGATGGCCGCGCCCAGCCGCTGGGAGGTCAATCGGGCGGCTCGCCCGGCCCTGGCGGCGGCCCCACTCCACCAGACAACCGCCCGTGGTGGAAAAAGCTGCTGAACTGA
- a CDS encoding TerD family protein, whose protein sequence is MTMTLSKGGNLSLTKQDPGLKRALVGLGWDARSTNGAEFDLDASAFLLGDNGRIYGTGEQSFVFYNNLATPDRTVTHTGDNRTGDGDGDDEQILVQLDQLPASVQKIAITVTIHDAAARRQSFGQVNNAFIRIANDETGREVARFDLTEDSSVETAMIFAELYRYGGEWKLRAVGQGWQGGLKAMCDNYGLNIS, encoded by the coding sequence ATGACCATGACCCTCAGCAAAGGCGGTAATCTCTCGCTCACCAAGCAGGACCCCGGACTCAAGCGGGCGCTGGTGGGCCTGGGCTGGGACGCCCGCAGCACCAACGGCGCCGAATTCGATCTGGATGCCAGCGCCTTCCTGCTGGGCGACAACGGCAGGATCTACGGCACGGGCGAGCAGAGCTTCGTGTTCTACAACAATCTCGCGACACCCGACCGCACCGTGACCCATACCGGCGACAACCGCACGGGCGACGGCGACGGCGACGACGAGCAGATTCTGGTGCAGCTCGATCAGCTGCCCGCGTCGGTGCAGAAGATCGCCATCACCGTGACGATTCACGACGCGGCGGCGCGGCGGCAGAGCTTCGGACAGGTGAACAATGCGTTTATCCGCATCGCCAACGATGAAACAGGCCGGGAGGTGGCCCGCTTCGATCTGACCGAAGACAGCAGCGTCGAAACCGCCATGATTTTCGCGGAGCTGTACCGCTACGGCGGCGAGTGGAAGTTGCGTGCGGTGGGGCAGGGCTGGCAGGGCGGCCTCAAGGCGATGTGCGACAACTACGGGCTGAACATCAGCTGA
- a CDS encoding SDR family oxidoreductase, which produces MKSALITGANKSIGFETARLLLQQGYHVYLGSRDLENGRKAVDRLKAEGLNNVEAVQIDVSDSESVKAAREAVGQQTDVLDVLINNAGISGGMPQNALGASIDAYRRVFETNVFGVVRVTQAFIDLLRHSPAPRIVNVSSSQGSLTLHTDPNYQYYHHKGAVYHPSKAALNMYTIDLAYELRDTAFKVNAVDPGFVATDFNGHRGTGTVQEAGARIAKYALLDENGPTGRFISEEYNPETGEIPW; this is translated from the coding sequence ATGAAATCAGCGCTGATCACAGGAGCCAACAAGAGTATCGGATTTGAGACCGCCCGTCTGCTGCTTCAGCAGGGTTATCACGTCTATCTGGGCAGCCGCGATCTGGAGAATGGCCGAAAGGCCGTGGACAGGCTCAAGGCCGAAGGACTGAACAACGTCGAGGCCGTCCAGATCGACGTCAGCGATTCGGAGTCGGTGAAGGCCGCACGTGAAGCAGTCGGCCAGCAAACGGACGTTCTGGACGTGCTGATCAACAATGCCGGTATCAGCGGCGGTATGCCGCAGAACGCGCTCGGAGCGAGTATAGACGCGTATCGGCGGGTATTCGAAACCAACGTCTTCGGGGTGGTACGGGTCACTCAGGCGTTTATCGATCTGCTGCGGCACTCGCCCGCACCCAGGATCGTGAATGTGTCGTCGAGTCAGGGTTCGCTTACCCTGCACACCGATCCCAACTATCAGTACTACCACCACAAAGGCGCCGTCTACCACCCGTCGAAAGCAGCGCTGAACATGTACACCATCGATCTGGCCTACGAGCTCCGCGATACCGCCTTCAAAGTCAATGCGGTCGATCCGGGCTTTGTCGCGACCGACTTCAACGGCCACCGTGGAACCGGAACGGTCCAGGAAGCGGGCGCACGTATCGCCAAATACGCGCTTCTGGACGAGAACGGCCCGACCGGACGGTTTATCAGCGAAGAATACAATCCTGAAACGGGAGAAATCCCCTGGTAA
- a CDS encoding cation:proton antiporter, giving the protein MFRVLALGAPLLFTCLASAQKVDSHSGAPPAFMGQLTLLLLVGALAAFLSFRVGLVPIIGFLLAGVLAGPSLLGIIDDPAVISSASDIGVMLLLFAIGIEFSLDKLARIARLIFLGGGAQVVLTVVITTLLLSAFGVSFQNSVFTGFLLSLSSTAIVMKILEGRGGTSTETGQVSLGILIFQDLAVVVMVLLVPMLAGQGGGALGIVVALGKAAGIVAAVLLLARRVVPKVLEVVARTCSQEIFLLTIVAACFGTAYLTSLAGVSLALGAFLAGLLVSESRFGRQALGEILPLQILFSAAFFLSVGLQLDVRFLLSHLPLVLAGVVLIALLKALLTTVSVRILGQTLATATATGWLLAQIGEFSFVLESSGRALGLTPAGLGSTGTQTFIAATVLLMALTPVMADIGERLGLRKRSAGQVAALTVGLPPQVDAQTPLAHLQNHIIVAGFGPHARRIARELKRQAVPFGVLTLSPDGAADVAEHNVPVVIGDYARSALLSEAAIQRARALVVVDDTPEMAARVTSVARTLNPSLTIIAHTDDADEIATLTAVGATSVVTSQDSVARGVLARLGLTMAPAHHDPSGLITLTAAQQEMCDHAHGISSVVPDARDVCPECVALGDTWVHLRVCMTCGHVGCCDSSKNRHATAHAQASTHPLIRSLEPNEDWAYCYPHDLTR; this is encoded by the coding sequence ATGTTTCGTGTGCTCGCGCTCGGCGCTCCGCTGCTGTTCACCTGCCTCGCCAGTGCCCAGAAGGTAGACAGTCATTCGGGCGCTCCGCCCGCCTTCATGGGTCAGCTCACCCTGCTGCTGCTGGTCGGGGCGCTGGCGGCATTTCTGTCGTTCCGGGTCGGACTGGTGCCGATCATCGGCTTTCTGCTGGCAGGCGTGCTGGCAGGACCTTCATTGCTGGGCATCATCGACGACCCTGCCGTTATCAGCAGTGCCAGCGACATCGGCGTGATGCTGCTGCTGTTCGCAATCGGAATCGAGTTCAGCCTCGACAAACTGGCCCGCATCGCCCGGCTGATCTTTCTGGGCGGCGGGGCACAGGTGGTGCTCACGGTCGTCATCACGACGCTGCTGCTGTCTGCATTCGGCGTCAGCTTTCAGAACAGCGTGTTCACCGGCTTCCTGCTGTCGCTGTCGAGCACCGCCATCGTGATGAAGATTCTGGAAGGGCGCGGCGGGACGAGCACCGAAACGGGTCAGGTCAGCCTGGGCATCCTGATCTTTCAGGATCTGGCGGTGGTGGTGATGGTGCTGCTGGTGCCGATGCTGGCAGGCCAGGGCGGGGGTGCGCTGGGCATCGTGGTGGCGCTCGGCAAGGCGGCGGGCATCGTGGCGGCGGTGCTGCTGCTGGCGCGGCGGGTCGTTCCGAAGGTGCTTGAAGTGGTGGCGCGCACCTGCTCGCAGGAAATTTTTCTGCTCACCATCGTGGCGGCGTGTTTCGGGACGGCGTATCTGACCAGTCTGGCAGGTGTGAGTCTGGCACTGGGCGCGTTCCTGGCGGGCCTGCTGGTCAGCGAGAGCCGCTTCGGTCGGCAGGCGCTCGGCGAGATTCTGCCCCTGCAGATCCTCTTCAGCGCCGCCTTCTTTCTGTCGGTCGGCCTGCAACTCGACGTGCGTTTCCTGCTGAGTCACCTGCCGCTGGTGCTGGCGGGCGTCGTCCTGATCGCGCTGCTCAAGGCGCTGCTCACCACCGTCAGCGTACGAATCCTGGGTCAGACGCTTGCAACGGCGACCGCGACCGGCTGGCTGCTGGCGCAGATCGGTGAATTCTCGTTCGTACTGGAGAGCAGCGGGCGGGCACTTGGCCTCACGCCCGCCGGTCTGGGCAGCACCGGAACGCAGACCTTCATCGCCGCGACCGTGCTGCTGATGGCACTGACGCCGGTGATGGCCGACATCGGAGAACGGCTGGGCCTCCGAAAGCGCTCAGCCGGGCAGGTGGCCGCACTCACCGTTGGGCTGCCGCCGCAGGTCGATGCTCAGACCCCGCTGGCGCATCTGCAAAACCACATCATCGTGGCCGGATTCGGCCCGCATGCCCGCCGCATCGCCCGCGAGCTGAAGCGTCAGGCGGTGCCGTTCGGCGTCCTGACGCTCAGTCCGGACGGTGCCGCCGATGTGGCCGAGCACAATGTTCCGGTGGTGATCGGCGACTATGCTCGCAGCGCCCTGCTGTCGGAAGCGGCGATTCAGCGGGCACGTGCGCTGGTCGTGGTGGACGATACCCCCGAAATGGCTGCCCGTGTGACGAGCGTGGCGCGGACACTTAATCCGTCGCTGACGATTATCGCGCATACGGACGATGCCGACGAGATCGCCACCCTGACGGCAGTGGGGGCCACATCGGTCGTCACCAGCCAGGATTCGGTCGCAAGGGGCGTGTTGGCCCGTCTCGGTCTGACGATGGCCCCGGCTCACCATGATCCTTCCGGCCTGATTACACTGACTGCGGCGCAGCAGGAGATGTGTGACCACGCGCACGGAATTTCGTCCGTCGTGCCGGACGCGCGGGACGTGTGCCCGGAGTGTGTGGCGTTGGGCGATACCTGGGTGCACCTGCGGGTATGTATGACCTGCGGTCACGTCGGCTGCTGTGACAGCAGCAAAAACCGCCACGCCACCGCGCACGCGCAGGCCAGCACCCACCCGCTGATCAGGAGTCTGGAGCCGAACGAGGACTGGGCCTACTGCTATCCGCACGACCTGACGCGCTGA
- a CDS encoding DUF899 domain-containing protein has product MIDTSAAHPPIVDRDTWSQARQALLPLEKSATRLNDAVAAQRRRLPMTPVENYTFIGADGPVTLIDLFAGRSQLIVHHFMFDPGWEQGCAYCSDDADNAIPHLAHFAPYDVSLVRISRAPIEKLQAYSTRMGWTVPWVSAHDTTYNQDWNWTQPEGGEVSGFSVYLQVNGVPYQTYETRGRGIEILSSIAGHLDIVPYGRQELWQDVPAGWPQAEVFTQIRRHDEYVEAAPSSSRCCHEASSATP; this is encoded by the coding sequence ATGATCGACACCAGTGCTGCCCATCCCCCTATCGTCGACCGCGATACCTGGAGCCAGGCCCGTCAGGCCCTTCTGCCGCTGGAGAAGTCGGCCACCCGACTGAATGACGCCGTGGCTGCCCAACGTCGGCGGCTGCCGATGACGCCAGTCGAGAACTATACCTTCATCGGTGCTGACGGCCCCGTGACGCTGATCGACCTGTTTGCTGGCCGCTCACAGCTGATCGTTCACCACTTCATGTTCGATCCCGGCTGGGAACAGGGCTGTGCCTACTGCTCGGACGATGCCGACAACGCCATTCCCCACCTGGCACACTTCGCGCCCTACGACGTCAGTCTGGTAAGAATCTCGCGTGCACCTATCGAAAAACTCCAGGCCTATTCCACCCGGATGGGCTGGACCGTGCCCTGGGTCTCTGCCCACGACACGACCTACAACCAGGACTGGAACTGGACGCAGCCGGAAGGCGGGGAAGTCTCCGGCTTTAGCGTGTACCTCCAGGTGAACGGCGTTCCGTACCAGACCTACGAAACGCGGGGACGGGGAATCGAAATCCTGTCAAGCATCGCAGGGCACCTGGACATCGTGCCTTACGGACGCCAGGAACTCTGGCAGGACGTACCGGCGGGTTGGCCTCAGGCCGAAGTCTTCACCCAGATCAGGCGGCACGATGAATACGTGGAGGCAGCGCCCTCCTCCTCCCGTTGCTGTCATGAGGCGTCTTCGGCGACACCATAA